The Pseudomonas sp. MM223 genome segment CTTGCACCATGGCCACACTCACTGCGCCAGTGACTTTACCTGGCGTGTCCTGCACCTTTTTCCTCGGTAAGTGACCCGCTATGAGTTCCGCCCTGTCCATCCGACAGCTCACCAAGACCTACGGCAACGGCTTCCAGGCCCTCAAAGGCATCGACCTCGATGTTGCCGAAGGCGACTTCTTCGCCTTGCTCGGCCCCAACGGCGCCGGCAAATCCACCACCATCGGCATCCTTTCCACCCTGGTGAACAAGACCAGCGGCACGGTCAACGTGTTCGGCCATGACCTGGACCGTGAACCCTCGGCGCTCAAGCGGTGCCTGGGCGTGGTGCCGCAGGAATTCAACTTCAACCAGTTCGAGAAAACCTTCGACATTGTCGTGACCCAGGCCGGGTATTACGGGATCCCACCCAAGCTGGCCAAGGAGCGCGCCGAGCAGTACCTGACGCAATTGGGCCTGTGGGACAAGCGTGATGTGCAGTCGCGCTCGTTGTCTGGCGGCATGAAGCGCCGCTTGATGATTGCCCGCGCGCTGATTCACGAGCCGCGCCTGCTGATCCTCGACGAGCCCACCGCAGGTGTGGACATCGAGCTGCGCCGCTCGATGTGGAGCTTCCTCACCGAGCTGAACCAGAAGGGCATCACCATCATCCTCACCACCCACTACCTGGAAGAGGCTGAGCAGCTGTGCCGCAACATCGGCATCATCGACCACGGCACCATCGTCGAGAACACCAGCATGCGTCAGCTGCTGGGCAAACTGCATGTGGAAACCTTCGTGCTTGACCTCAAGCAAGACCTAGCCAGCGCGCCGGTGCTGCAAGGCTACCCGTGCCGGCTGCTGACCCCGCACACCCTTGAGGTGCAAGTGGAAAAGGACATCGGCATCACCGCGCTGTTCGGCCAACTGGCGCTGCAGAACATCGAGGTGCAGAGCCTGCGCAACAAGACCAACCGACTCGAGGAGCTGTTCGTGTCCCTGGTGGAAAAAAACCTGTCGAAGGTGGCCGTATGAGTGTGGAACTGCGCACCAACTGGGTCGCCCTGAACACCATCGTCTACCGCGAGGTGCGGCGCTTCCTGCGCATCTGGCCGCAAACATTGCTGCCGCCGGCAATCACCATGGTCTTGTACTTCGTCATCTTCGGTAACCTGATCGGCCGGCAAATCGGCGACATGGGTGGCTTCACCTACATGCAGTACATCGTGCCGGGGCTGATCATGATGTCGGTGATCACCAACTCCTACGGCAACGTGGTGTCGAGCTTCTTCGGCAGCAAGTTCCAGCGCTCGATCGAAGAGCTGATGGTGTCGCCGGTGTCGCCACACACCATTCTGGTCGGCTATGTGCTGGGCGGTGTGCTGCGCGGCTTGGCGGTTGGGGTGATCGTGACCATCCTGTCGATGTTCTTCACCGACCTGCAGGTGCATCACCTGGGCGTGACGGTGGTCGTGGTGCTGCTAACAGCCACCATTTTCTCGTTGCTGGGCTTCGTCAACGCGGTGTTTGCGCGCAACTTCGACGATATCTCGATCATCCCCACCTTTGTGCTGACGCCGCTGACCTACCTGGGCGGGGTGTTCTACTCGATCAACCTGCTGCCACCGTTCTGGCAGACCGTGTCGCTGGCCAACCCGGTGCTGCACATGGTCAACTCGTTCCGCTACGGCATCCTAGGGGTGTCGGATATCAGCATTGGCACGGCGATCACCTTCATGCTGGTGGCCACCGCGGTGCTCTACCTGCTGTGCGTGCGCCTGCTGGTCAGCGGCCGCGGCATGCGTGCATGAGCCCTGTTTTGAGCATCTGAGCTTGCGCCGGCGCCACTGCCGGCCAATCCACCAGCGCCAGTACAGCAGGGTGGTGAAATAGGCAGCAATGCCCAGCACCACCCCGCACACTACCGAACCCAGCAGGAACGGCTGCCACACGGTGGCAAGCTGGTCGGTGATCCAGTCGAAGGTCAGCTCGTCGGGCAGGGTGCGCGGCGGCACCTGCATCAGCCAGGCGCCGGTCATGTAAGTGACGAAGAACACCGGCGGCATGGTCAGCGGGTTGGTCAGCCACACCAGGCTGACCGCAATCGGCAGGTTGCCGCGTACCGGGATTGCCAGCGCCGCTGCCAGCAGCATCTGCATGGGGATGGGGATCAACGCCGCGAACAGGCCCACGCCCATGGCCCGTGCCACCGAATGGCGGTTCAGGTGCCAGAGGTTGGGGTCGTGCAGCAGCTTGCCGAAAAAGCGTAAGGACTTGTGTTCCCGAATGCTGGTCGGGTCCGGCATGTAGCGTTTGAAAAGTCGGCGCGGCATGTAGGCTCCCGGAGCGTTGATCCCGGCAGTATGCCTTTAATCCTGCTCAGTCTCGTTTAGAGTTTGTGACAATTGTTGAGCAAGCTTTGCCGGCAATTGAGCTATGCCTCAGGGGGTGATTTGCCTTCTGGAGCTCTACCTCATGCGCACAGGGATGTTTGCGCTCGCGCTCGGGCTGTTGTGCCTGGGCTTTCTCCCCGCATTGCCATCGGTCGGATGGCTGCTAGCGCTGGCGGCCTGCGCTTTGGTCGGCCTGTTTACCCGCGTTTGGCCGTTGGGTTGCTTTGTGCTGGGCCTGTGTTGGGCGTGCTGGTCTGCTCAGCAGGCCCTGGATGATCGCCTGGCTGCCGGCCTGGATGGCCGCACGTTGTGGCTGGAGGGGCGGGTGGTCGGCTTGCCGGGCCGAACGGCGCAAGGCGTGCGCTTCGAGCTGGAGGCAGCACGCTCGCGGCGGGCCGAACTGCCCCAACGCCTGCAACTGAGCCTGGTTTGACGGGCCACCACTGCGGGCGGGTGAGCAGTGGCGGCTGGCCGTGACCTTGCAGCGCCCGGCCGGGCTGCTCAACCCACATGGGCCTGACCGCGAGGCGCAACTGCTGGCGCGGCGGGTGGGCGCCACGGGTACGGTGAAGGCTGGGCAGTTGCTGGCGCCAGTGGACGGTGGTTGGCGTGATGCGCTGCGCCAGCGTTTGCTGGCGGTTGAAGCCAATGGCCGGCAGGCCGCCTTGGTGGCACTGGTGCTTGGCGACGGCGCGGGCTTGGCCCGGGAGGACTGGCAGGCGTTGCAGGCCACCGGCACGGTGCACCTGCTGGTGATCTCTGGCCAGCACATCGGCCTGGTGGCCGGTTTACTGTATGGCCTGATCGCCGGGCTGGCACGTTGGGGGCTGTGGCCCACCCGGTTGCCGTGGCTACCCTGGGCATGTGGCCTGGCCATGGCGGCGGCGCTGGCCTACGGCTGGTTGGCCGGTGCTGGTGTGCCGGTGCAGCGCGCCTGCCTGATGCTGGCGGTGGTGCTGCTGTGGCGCCTGCGCTTTCGCCACCTCGGTGCAATGCTGCCGCTCGTGCTGGCGTTGGTCGCGGTGCTGCTGGTCGAACCGCTGGCGGCGCTGCTGCCTGGGTTCTGGCTATCGTTTGCTGCTGTGGCCACGCTCATCTATTGCTTCAGTGCCCGTTTGGGCGGTTGGCGGCCCTGGCAGGCCTGGACGCGCGCGCAATGGGTAATTGCCATTGGTTTGCTACCGGTGCTGCTGGCTACAGGCTTGCCGGTGAGCCTGAGTGCGCCACTGGCGAATCTTGTGGCGGTGCCATGGATCAGCCTGGCAGTGTTGCCGTTGGCATTGCTGGGCACGTTGTTGCTGCCGCTGGGCGGGGTAGGGGAGGTGCTGCTATGGCTGGCGGGTGGCCTGCTGGATGGGCTGTTCCGGTTGCTGGCGCTGGTGGCGCAGCAGCGCCCGGCATGGGTGCCACCGGCCTTGCCACTGTGGGCCTGGCTGCTGGTGTGTCTGGGCGCTCTGCTGGTTTTGCTGCCCCGTGGTGTGCCGCTGCGCGGGTTGGGAGGGGTGATGCTGCTGGCGCTCTGGGTGCCCAGGGAGCCGGTGCCGCTCGGGCAGGTCGAGGTCTGGCAACTGGACGTTGGCCAAGGGCTGGCGGTGCTGTTGCGTACCCGGCATTACAACCTGCTTTACGACGCCGGGCCGGCCAGGGGCGAAACCGACCTGGGCGAGCGGGTGGTGCTGCCGACCTTGCGCAAGCTGGGGGTGGGCAGCCTGGACCTGATGGTGGTCAGCCATGCGCATGCCGACCATGCGGGTGGGGCTGGGGCGATCCAGCTCGGCTTGCCGGTCAGGCGAATGATCGGAGGGGAAGCGCTGGAAGGTGTTGAGTTGCAACCTTGTGCCAGTGGTGAACAGTGGGAATGGGATGGTGTGCACTTTTCGCTGTGGCACTGGGCCGAGGCGCAGAGCAGCAACGACCGCTCTTGCGTGCTGATGGTCGAAGCGCAGGGCGAGCGCTTGCTGCTGGCGGGCGATATGGAGGCTGGCGCCGAGCGGGCCTGGCTGGCGGCCACTGAAACGGCCCGTATTGATTGGTTGCAGGCGCCGCATCATGGTAGCCGCAGTTCTTCCAGCGAGGCGTTCATTCAGGCCATTGCGCCGCGTGGTGTGCTGATATCGCGGGGGCGCAACAACAGCTTCGGGCATCCGCATGCGCAGGTGGTGGAGCGGTATCGGCGGTATGGGGTGGTGATGCATGACACGGCGGTGGAGGGGGCGTTGCGTTTGGTATTGGGGCGGCAGGAGGGGGTTGAGGGTGTGCGCAGCCAGCGGCGTTTCTGGCGTCAAACTGGCGGTGGCTGACAGGTTCAAAGGAGAGTCCAGGCCAATTCCCTGACCTCCGGCAGATGAGCCCTTGGCGCGCCTATGGTAGAGTGGCGGCCTTTTTCCGAAGGGGCGTTTACTGTGTGGGAATTGGTCAAGTCCGGTGGTTGGATGATGCTGCCGATCATTCTGAGTTCCATCGCTGCCATGGCTATCGTCGTCGAGCGCCTGTGGACCCTGCGTGCCAGTCGCGTCACCCCGCCGCACCTGCTGGGCCAGGTGTGGATGTGGATCAAGGACAAGCAACTGACCAGTGACAAGCTCAAGGCCCTGCGCGCCGATTCGCCATTGGGCGAAATACTTGCCGCAGGCCTGGCCAACTCGCGCCATGGCCGCGAAATCATGAAAGAGTGCATCGAGGAAGCCGCCTCGCGCGTCATCCACGAACTGGAGCGCTACATCAGCACCCTTGGCACCATCGCCGCCATGGCCCCGCTGCTGGGCCTGCTGGGCACCGTGCTGGGCATGATCGACATTTTCAGCGCCTTCATGGGCTCGCAGATGACGGCCAACGCCTCGGTGCTGGCCGGTGGTATCTCCAAGGCCCTGGTTACCACTGCAGCCGGCCTGATGGTCGGTATCCCTGCGGTGTTCTTCCACCGCTTCCTGCTGCGCCGCATCGATGAGCTGGTGGTGGGCATGGAGCAAGAGGCGATCAAGCTGGTAGAAGTGATCCAGGGCGACCGTGAAGTGGAAGTGGCCGGAGGCAAGGCGTGAAGTTCCGGCGCAATCGCCAGCGGGAGAACGTCGACATCAACCTGGCGTCGTTGATCGACGTGGTGTTCGTCCTGCTGCTGTTCTTCGTGGTCACCACCACCTTCACCCGCGAGACTCAATTGCGCGTCGAGCTGCCCGAAGCCGCCAGCGCCGAGCAGGCACCGGCCGACCAGGACAAGCTGGTGGAAATCACCATCAGCGCCGAAGGCGTGTATTCGGTGAACAACCACCTGCTGCCCAAAAGCGACCTGGCTACCTTGAGCGAAGCGATCGAGCGTGAGTCGGGCGGCGACAACAAGCTGCCGTTGGCCATCAGCGCCGACGGCAAGACCCCGCACCAGGCTGTGGTCACCGCAATGGACGCCGCCGGCAAGCTCGGTTTCAGCCAGTTGCGCATGACCACCGTCGAGGCGGCCCAGGGCACGCCTTGATGGCTTTCGCCGACCGTTTGCTCGCCGCCTGGTACGCCGGGCATCCAGCGCTGGCGCTGCTGCGCCCGCTGGAGGCGTTGTACCGCTGTGTGGTCACGCGCAAGCGGGCACGTTTTCTCAGTGGTGAAAGTGCCAGCTACCGGGCGCCAGTGCCGGTGATCGTGGTGGGCAACATCACTGTAGGCGGCACCGGCAAGACACCGATGATTCTCTGGCTGATCGAACACTGCCGCCAACAGGGGCTGAAGGTGGGCGTGGTCAGCCGTGGCTATGGTGCCAAACCACCACAGCTGCCCTGGCGCGTGCAGGCCGACCAGCCGGCCGACCAGGCGGGCGATGAGCCGTTGCTGATCGTGCAGCGCACCGGCGTACCGCTGATGATCGACCCCGACCGTTCCCGCGCCGTGCAGGCATTGCTGGCCAGCGAACCACTCGACCTGATCCTGTGTGACGACGGCATGCAGCACTACCGCCTGGCCCGCGACCTGGAGCTGGTGCTGATTGATGCCGCCCGCGGCCTGGGCAATGGCCGTTGCCTGCCGGCCGGCCCTTTGCGTGAGCCCTCCGAACGCCTGCAGGAGGCCGACGCCGTACTGTTCAATGGCGCCAACGCAGACCGCGCCGATGGTTTTGGCTTTTGCCTGCAACCGTCCGCCTTGGTCAACCTGCGCAGCGGCGAACGCCGTGCCCTCGACCATTTCCCCGCAGGCCAGCGCCTGCATGCGGTGGCCGGTATCGGCAACCCGCAACGTTTCTTCAATACCCTGCTGGGGCTAAACTGGCAGCCGGTGCCGCATCCCTTCGCCGATCATGCACAGTTCAGCGCCCAGAGCCTGGCCTTCAGCCCGCCGCTGCCGCTGGTGATGACCGAGAAGGATGCGGTGAAATGCCGGGCCTTCGCCGCTGACGACTGGTGGTATCTGGCCGTCGAGGCGCAGCCCACGCCGGCTTTCAGTGCCTGGTTCGACAGCCAGTTGCAACGCTTGCTGCGCAAGCCCTGAGCCCGTTTTCAATTTCCGGCCACCTGGCCTAAAGGAAGCCTCCAATGGACACCAAACTGCTCGATATCCTGGCCTGCCCGATCACCAAGGGCCCGCTCAAGCTCAGCGCCGACAAGACTGAGCTGATCAGCAAGGGCGCCGGCTTGGCCTACCCGATCCGCGACGGCATCCCGGTCATGCTGGAAAGCGAGGCGCGCACCCTGACTGACGACGAGCGCCTGGACAAATGAGCCTGGACTTCACCGTGGTGATCCCCGCCCGGCTGCGCTCCACGCGTCTGCCAGGTAAGCCGCTGCTGGCGATTGCCGGCAAGCCGATGGTGCAGCACGTGTGGGAGCAGGCGCGCAAAAGTGCTGCCAGCCGTGTGGTTATCGCCACCGACGACGCCAGTATCCTCGAAGCCTGCCAGGCTTTCGGCGCCGAAGTGTTGATGACCCGTGCCGACCATGAGTCCGGCACCGACCGCCTGGCCGAAGTGGCTGCCCACCTTGGCCTGCCGGCTGACGCCATCGTGGTCAACGTGCAGGGCGACGAGCCGCTGATCCCCCCGGTGATCATCGACCAGGTGGCGGCCAACCTGGCTGCACACCCGGAAGCGGGCATCGCCACCCTGGCCGAGCCGATTCATGAGCCGGAAACCGTGTTCAACCCCAACGCGGTCAAGGTGGTGAGCGACAAGAACGGCCTGGCCCTGACTTTCAGCCGCGCGCCGCTGCCCTGGGCCCGCGATGGCTTTGCCAAGGACCGCAACGTGCTGCCTGAAGGCGTGCCGTATCGCCGTCACATCGGCATGTACGCCTACCGCGTCGGCTTCCTGCAGGACTTTGTCGGTTGGGGTCCATGCTGGCTTGAACAGACTGAAGCGCTGGAGCAACTGCGTGCCTTGTGGCACGGCGTGCGCATTCACGTCGAGGACGCCATCGAGGCGCCTGCCGTTGGTGTTGATACCCCTGAAGACCTAGAGCGCGTACGGCGCTTGTTGGAGGCTTGATGCGCGTCCTGTTCGTCTGCCTGGGCAATATCTGCCGCTCGCCCACTGCTGAAGGCGTGCTGCGCCATCAATTGCAGGCCGCTGGGCTGGCCGACCGGGTGCAAGTGGCTTCTGCCGGCACTGGCGACTGGCATGTCGGCAAGGCGCCAGACAGCCGCACCTGCAAGGCGGCGCTGGCGCGTGGTTACGACCTGTCGCCGCAGCGTGCCCAGCAGGTCAAGGCGGCGCATTTTGCCGAGTATGACCTGATCCTGGCCATGGACGAGAGCAACCTGCGCGATCTGCGCGCCCTGCGCCCAAACACCGCAGTGGGTGAGCTCGACCTGTTCCTGCGCCGTTATGGTTCAGCGCTGGATGAAGTGCCTGACCCGTACTACGGCGGTGCCGACGGCTTCGAGCAGGTGCTCGACCTGGTCGAGGCGGCTTGCCAGGCGTTGGTGCTGGAAATCAAGGGGCGGCTATGACAGAGCAGTGGCAGGAGCAGGTATCGCTCAAACCGTACAACACCTTCGGCATCGACGTTAAGGCGCGTTACTTCAGCCAGGCGCAGGATGACCAGCAGGTGCGCCAGGCGCTGGGCCAGGCGCAGCAGCGCGGCCTGCCAGTGTTGGTGATCGGTGGTGGCAGTAACCTGCTGCTGACCCGCGATATCGACGCGCTGGTG includes the following:
- the comEC gene encoding ComE operon protein 3 (*Name comEC) is translated as MTLQRPAGLLNPHGPDREAQLLARRVGATGTVKAGQLLAPVDGGWRDALRQRLLAVEANGRQAALVALVLGDGAGLAREDWQALQATGTVHLLVISGQHIGLVAGLLYGLIAGLARWGLWPTRLPWLPWACGLAMAAALAYGWLAGAGVPVQRACLMLAVVLLWRLRFRHLGAMLPLVLALVAVLLVEPLAALLPGFWLSFAAVATLIYCFSARLGGWRPWQAWTRAQWVIAIGLLPVLLATGLPVSLSAPLANLVAVPWISLAVLPLALLGTLLLPLGGVGEVLLWLAGGLLDGLFRLLALVAQQRPAWVPPALPLWAWLLVCLGALLVLLPRGVPLRGLGGVMLLALWVPREPVPLGQVEVWQLDVGQGLAVLLRTRHYNLLYDAGPARGETDLGERVVLPTLRKLGVGSLDLMVVSHAHADHAGGAGAIQLGLPVRRMIGGEALEGVELQPCASGEQWEWDGVHFSLWHWAEAQSSNDRSCVLMVEAQGERLLLAGDMEAGAERAWLAATETARIDWLQAPHHGSRSSSSEAFIQAIAPRGVLISRGRNNSFGHPHAQVVERYRRYGVVMHDTAVEGALRLVLGRQEGVEGVRSQRRFWRQTGGG
- a CDS encoding hypothetical protein (UPF0434 protein PFL_1779); this encodes MDTKLLDILACPITKGPLKLSADKTELISKGAGLAYPIRDGIPVMLESEARTLTDDERLDK
- the tolR gene encoding Tol-Pal system protein TolR (*Name tolR) gives rise to the protein MKFRRNRQRENVDINLASLIDVVFVLLLFFVVTTTFTRETQLRVELPEAASAEQAPADQDKLVEITISAEGVYSVNNHLLPKSDLATLSEAIERESGGDNKLPLAISADGKTPHQAVVTAMDAAGKLGFSQLRMTTVEAAQGTP
- the lpxK gene encoding Tetraacyldisaccharide 4'-kinase (*Name lpxK), with amino-acid sequence MAFADRLLAAWYAGHPALALLRPLEALYRCVVTRKRARFLSGESASYRAPVPVIVVGNITVGGTGKTPMILWLIEHCRQQGLKVGVVSRGYGAKPPQLPWRVQADQPADQAGDEPLLIVQRTGVPLMIDPDRSRAVQALLASEPLDLILCDDGMQHYRLARDLELVLIDAARGLGNGRCLPAGPLREPSERLQEADAVLFNGANADRADGFGFCLQPSALVNLRSGERRALDHFPAGQRLHAVAGIGNPQRFFNTLLGLNWQPVPHPFADHAQFSAQSLAFSPPLPLVMTEKDAVKCRAFAADDWWYLAVEAQPTPAFSAWFDSQLQRLLRKP
- a CDS encoding Putative low molecular weight protein-tyrosine-phosphatase encodes the protein MRVLFVCLGNICRSPTAEGVLRHQLQAAGLADRVQVASAGTGDWHVGKAPDSRTCKAALARGYDLSPQRAQQVKAAHFAEYDLILAMDESNLRDLRALRPNTAVGELDLFLRRYGSALDEVPDPYYGGADGFEQVLDLVEAACQALVLEIKGRL
- the kdsB gene encoding 3-deoxy-manno-octulosonate cytidylyltransferase (*Name kdsB), producing MSLDFTVVIPARLRSTRLPGKPLLAIAGKPMVQHVWEQARKSAASRVVIATDDASILEACQAFGAEVLMTRADHESGTDRLAEVAAHLGLPADAIVVNVQGDEPLIPPVIIDQVAANLAAHPEAGIATLAEPIHEPETVFNPNAVKVVSDKNGLALTFSRAPLPWARDGFAKDRNVLPEGVPYRRHIGMYAYRVGFLQDFVGWGPCWLEQTEALEQLRALWHGVRIHVEDAIEAPAVGVDTPEDLERVRRLLEA
- the yadH gene encoding Inner membrane transport permease YadH (*Name yadH); amino-acid sequence: MSVELRTNWVALNTIVYREVRRFLRIWPQTLLPPAITMVLYFVIFGNLIGRQIGDMGGFTYMQYIVPGLIMMSVITNSYGNVVSSFFGSKFQRSIEELMVSPVSPHTILVGYVLGGVLRGLAVGVIVTILSMFFTDLQVHHLGVTVVVVLLTATIFSLLGFVNAVFARNFDDISIIPTFVLTPLTYLGGVFYSINLLPPFWQTVSLANPVLHMVNSFRYGILGVSDISIGTAITFMLVATAVLYLLCVRLLVSGRGMRA
- the tolQ_1 gene encoding Tol-Pal system protein TolQ (*Name tolQ_1) translates to MVEWRPFSEGAFTVWELVKSGGWMMLPIILSSIAAMAIVVERLWTLRASRVTPPHLLGQVWMWIKDKQLTSDKLKALRADSPLGEILAAGLANSRHGREIMKECIEEAASRVIHELERYISTLGTIAAMAPLLGLLGTVLGMIDIFSAFMGSQMTANASVLAGGISKALVTTAAGLMVGIPAVFFHRFLLRRIDELVVGMEQEAIKLVEVIQGDREVEVAGGKA
- the yadG gene encoding putative ABC transporter ATP-binding protein YadG (*Name yadG); translation: MSSALSIRQLTKTYGNGFQALKGIDLDVAEGDFFALLGPNGAGKSTTIGILSTLVNKTSGTVNVFGHDLDREPSALKRCLGVVPQEFNFNQFEKTFDIVVTQAGYYGIPPKLAKERAEQYLTQLGLWDKRDVQSRSLSGGMKRRLMIARALIHEPRLLILDEPTAGVDIELRRSMWSFLTELNQKGITIILTTHYLEEAEQLCRNIGIIDHGTIVENTSMRQLLGKLHVETFVLDLKQDLASAPVLQGYPCRLLTPHTLEVQVEKDIGITALFGQLALQNIEVQSLRNKTNRLEELFVSLVEKNLSKVAV